The following are from one region of the Arcobacter sp. F2176 genome:
- a CDS encoding pirin family protein — protein MLKKLLKENMGTSNLGWLESRFHFSFAEYRNPDNVNFGVLRVINDDIIHPDSGFGTHPHANMEIISYVIDGEITHKDSMGNEETLKRGEVQYLSAGDGIYHSEYNLNKTKDLRLLQIWIIPPKSSLPRLYGSKRYVKEDRENKLLNIVSSQEGDAEIKIHQDVNFYVSELEKDKTLEYKIDKNRQVYFVQIEGTLTINGIELNYGDAMEITKENEIIINAISNSHFLFIEMKEA, from the coding sequence ATGTTAAAAAAACTTTTAAAGGAGAATATGGGAACATCAAATCTTGGGTGGTTGGAGAGTCGTTTCCATTTTAGTTTTGCAGAATATAGAAATCCAGATAATGTAAATTTTGGAGTTCTAAGAGTGATAAATGATGATATTATACATCCAGATAGTGGATTTGGTACTCACCCACATGCAAACATGGAAATAATCTCTTATGTTATTGATGGAGAGATTACTCACAAAGATTCTATGGGAAATGAAGAAACACTTAAAAGAGGAGAAGTCCAATATTTAAGTGCAGGAGATGGTATTTATCACAGTGAATATAATCTTAATAAAACTAAAGATTTAAGACTTTTACAAATTTGGATTATCCCACCAAAAAGCTCTTTACCAAGACTTTATGGTTCAAAAAGATATGTAAAAGAAGATAGAGAAAATAAATTATTAAATATAGTCTCTTCGCAAGAAGGAGATGCAGAAATTAAGATTCATCAAGATGTTAATTTTTATGTAAGTGAATTAGAAAAAGATAAAACACTTGAGTACAAAATCGATAAAAATAGACAAGTTTATTTTGTACAAATAGAAGGTACTTTAACGATTAATGGAATTGAATTAAATTATGGTGATGCTATGGAAATCACTAAAGAAAATGAAATTATTATAAATGCTATTTCAAATTCACATTTCTTATTTATAGAGATGAAAGAGGCCTAG
- the coaE gene encoding dephospho-CoA kinase (Dephospho-CoA kinase (CoaE) performs the final step in coenzyme A biosynthesis.): MNNETFKYAVALTGGIATGKSTVCSLFKLHGFLTIDADKIAHKLLDRHSNKIASMFGQEYVEDGKVLRKKLGHIIFSNQKNKEKLESFIHPLIKEEIENEALIFEKQGKPYLIDIPLFYEKMNYPIKKSLVVYTPKEIQIERLMKRDNISKEEAKLKISNQMDIEEKKKLADLVIDNSTNLKNLQKEVERVIGELI, encoded by the coding sequence ATGAATAACGAAACATTTAAATATGCTGTGGCATTAACAGGTGGAATAGCCACAGGTAAAAGTACAGTTTGTAGTCTTTTTAAGCTACATGGCTTTTTAACAATTGATGCAGACAAAATAGCACATAAACTTTTAGACAGACATAGTAATAAAATAGCTTCAATGTTTGGGCAAGAGTATGTAGAAGATGGAAAGGTACTTAGAAAAAAACTAGGACATATTATCTTTTCAAATCAAAAAAATAAGGAAAAATTGGAAAGTTTTATTCATCCTTTAATAAAAGAAGAGATAGAAAATGAGGCTTTAATCTTTGAAAAACAAGGGAAACCATATCTTATAGATATTCCTTTATTTTATGAAAAAATGAATTATCCTATTAAAAAATCTTTAGTGGTTTATACCCCAAAAGAGATACAAATAGAAAGATTGATGAAAAGGGATAATATAAGCAAAGAAGAAGCAAAATTAAAAATTTCAAATCAAATGGATATAGAAGAAAAAAAGAAATTAGCAGATTTAGTAATTGATAATTCAACAAATTTAAAAAACCTTCAAAAAGAAGTTGAACGAGTTATAGGAGAACTTATATGA
- the dapF gene encoding diaminopimelate epimerase produces the protein MTYTKYSASGNDFVIFHTLIKKDYSQDAINLCNRTEGIGADGLIVIVPSETADFEWLFYNSDGSDAAMCGNGTRAVAHYAYNNGLAPSNMKFLTEAGFIQSIVDGNIVETQMTKPIVIKEEFEQEGLTWYLIDTGVPHLVTIVNDLDKYDHDLCAKMRYEHNANVNFAKIEDEKIFVRTYERGVEGETLACGTGMVACFLRANALGLVDSKSFIYPKSKEELTVSIRDGELFFKGAVKKVFVTEI, from the coding sequence ATGACATATACAAAATACAGCGCCAGTGGAAATGACTTTGTGATTTTTCATACACTAATAAAAAAAGACTATTCCCAAGATGCTATAAATCTATGTAATAGAACTGAAGGTATTGGTGCAGATGGATTAATTGTTATTGTGCCAAGTGAAACAGCTGATTTTGAATGGCTTTTTTATAATAGTGATGGTAGCGATGCTGCTATGTGTGGAAATGGTACAAGAGCAGTAGCACACTATGCTTATAATAATGGTTTAGCTCCTTCAAATATGAAGTTTTTGACAGAAGCTGGATTTATACAATCAATTGTTGATGGAAATATTGTGGAAACACAAATGACTAAACCAATTGTAATAAAAGAAGAGTTTGAACAAGAGGGTTTAACTTGGTATTTAATCGATACGGGCGTTCCTCATTTAGTAACAATCGTTAATGATTTGGATAAATATGACCATGACTTATGCGCAAAAATGAGATATGAACATAATGCAAATGTAAACTTTGCAAAAATTGAAGATGAGAAAATATTTGTTAGAACCTATGAAAGAGGTGTTGAAGGCGAAACCTTAGCATGTGGAACAGGAATGGTTGCATGTTTTCTAAGGGCAAATGCTTTAGGATTGGTAGATAGCAAATCTTTTATTTATCCAAAAAGTAAAGAGGAATTAACAGTAAGTATAAGAGATGGCGAACTCTTTTTTAAAGGTGCAGTAAAAAAAGTTTTTGTAACAGAGATATAA
- the purT gene encoding formate-dependent phosphoribosylglycinamide formyltransferase, producing the protein MKFGTPLKSNSIKIMLLGSGELGKEVIIETQRLGIETIAVDSYNNAPAQLVANKAYTINMKNKNEILDVIRREKPDYILPEVEAINIDALFTAEKEGFHVIPNAEAVNKTMNRKNIREFAAEELEIPTSKYKFVKSFDELKSAAEYIGFPCVIKPVMSSSGHGQSIAKSVKELEKSWEIAKEARGDASELIVEEFIKFDYEITLLTVRNEKQTIFCAPIGHIQKDGDYIFSWQPMKMSEKAIKKSEEIAKKITDGLGGRGIFGVELFVKGDEVYFSEVSPRPHDTGMVTMITQSQSEFALHVRAVLGLPLNYIQYGAGASAAYKAVADTFNPIIDIKDEAFSDNSYVRVFGKPQSHVGRRMAVALTFDKDSSDKALKNAKEIIKNFSDC; encoded by the coding sequence ATGAAATTTGGGACTCCCTTAAAATCTAATTCAATTAAAATAATGTTACTTGGAAGTGGTGAACTTGGTAAAGAAGTTATAATTGAAACTCAAAGATTAGGTATTGAAACTATTGCCGTTGATAGTTATAACAATGCTCCTGCACAACTTGTTGCTAATAAAGCTTATACAATCAATATGAAAAATAAAAATGAAATATTAGATGTAATTAGAAGAGAAAAGCCTGATTATATTTTACCAGAAGTTGAAGCAATCAATATTGATGCTTTATTTACTGCTGAAAAAGAAGGATTTCATGTAATCCCAAATGCCGAAGCTGTAAATAAAACAATGAATAGAAAAAACATACGAGAATTTGCAGCGGAAGAGTTAGAAATACCTACAAGTAAATATAAGTTTGTAAAAAGTTTTGATGAGCTAAAAAGTGCAGCAGAATATATTGGTTTTCCTTGTGTTATTAAGCCAGTAATGAGTAGTTCAGGACATGGGCAAAGTATTGCTAAAAGTGTTAAAGAATTAGAAAAATCATGGGAAATTGCAAAAGAAGCTAGAGGTGATGCTAGTGAATTAATTGTAGAAGAGTTTATCAAATTTGATTATGAGATTACACTTTTAACAGTAAGAAATGAAAAACAAACTATTTTTTGTGCCCCAATTGGACATATTCAAAAAGATGGTGACTATATCTTTTCATGGCAACCAATGAAGATGAGTGAGAAAGCAATAAAAAAATCAGAAGAAATAGCTAAAAAAATTACTGATGGTTTAGGTGGTAGAGGTATTTTTGGAGTTGAGCTTTTTGTAAAAGGTGATGAAGTTTACTTTTCAGAAGTAAGCCCAAGACCACATGATACGGGAATGGTAACTATGATTACCCAATCTCAAAGTGAATTTGCACTTCATGTAAGAGCAGTACTTGGATTGCCTTTAAACTATATTCAATATGGAGCTGGAGCAAGTGCTGCATATAAAGCTGTTGCAGATACTTTTAATCCTATTATTGATATAAAAGATGAAGCATTTAGTGATAATTCATATGTTAGAGTTTTTGGAAAACCACAATCTCATGTGGGAAGAAGAATGGCTGTAGCACTTACTTTTGATAAAGATTCAAGTGATAAAGCCCTTAAAAATGCAAAAGAGATTATAAAAAACTTCTCTGATTGCTAA
- a CDS encoding spermidine synthase encodes MSSVENKNFAFNEMIVHVPLCTHKEPENILVIGNCDEELKQEVAKHKLNVEYGDISLLNSKNEKNIDVIILTDINIDEIVLANIQKILKDDGLISYKTESYSKDPAKLKSDLTIAGSNFWICMPYSFGHTTCVLASKKYHPTADIILQRSDLLVDLNYYSTEIQHASFVFPTHIQKELTGIAKR; translated from the coding sequence ATGTCAAGTGTTGAAAACAAAAACTTTGCTTTTAATGAAATGATCGTTCATGTTCCCCTGTGTACGCACAAAGAACCTGAAAATATTTTAGTTATAGGAAACTGTGACGAAGAGTTAAAACAAGAAGTTGCAAAACATAAATTAAATGTAGAATATGGGGATATTTCTTTATTAAACTCTAAAAATGAAAAAAATATTGATGTAATAATTTTAACTGATATAAATATTGATGAAATAGTTTTAGCAAATATTCAAAAAATTTTAAAAGATGATGGTTTAATTTCTTATAAAACAGAAAGTTATTCTAAAGATCCAGCTAAATTAAAAAGCGATTTAACAATTGCAGGATCTAATTTTTGGATTTGTATGCCATATAGTTTTGGACATACAACTTGTGTATTAGCATCTAAAAAATATCATCCAACAGCTGATATTATTTTACAAAGATCTGATTTACTTGTGGACTTAAACTACTATTCTACAGAGATTCAACATGCATCTTTTGTATTTCCAACTCATATTCAAAAAGAACTAACAGGTATTGCAAAGCGATAA
- a CDS encoding DUF420 domain-containing protein, whose product MEDLSNNIPLHMNVMVIFFSILPFLVMASIYFAKNKQYKLHFYSQGFILVLTVFVLVFFEIMIRIDGGFFEFAKQSNLPHGFLVGYLIFHIIIALIAAVLWIRLFIKSMSLYQNGKIEEIKTSNHIREGKITFVFLLLSCITGVFVYLFLFIF is encoded by the coding sequence ATGGAAGATTTAAGTAATAATATACCTCTTCATATGAATGTGATGGTAATTTTCTTTTCAATATTGCCATTTCTTGTGATGGCTAGTATATATTTTGCAAAAAATAAACAGTACAAGTTGCACTTTTATTCTCAAGGGTTTATTTTAGTTTTGACAGTTTTCGTATTAGTATTTTTTGAAATCATGATTAGAATAGATGGTGGATTTTTTGAGTTTGCAAAACAGAGTAATCTTCCACATGGTTTTTTAGTAGGATATTTGATTTTTCATATAATAATTGCACTGATTGCTGCTGTATTGTGGATAAGGTTATTTATAAAATCTATGAGTTTATATCAAAATGGAAAAATAGAAGAGATAAAAACTTCAAATCATATACGAGAGGGGAAGATTACCTTTGTATTTTTACTACTTAGTTGTATAACTGGAGTATTTGTTTATCTATTTTTGTTTATTTTTTGA
- a CDS encoding class III extradiol ring-cleavage dioxygenase, with protein sequence MLPSLYISHGSPALCIMENSTTSFLKNLSSNFDEPKFILVVSAHWFTKDLKILYEESPHTIHDFYNFPKELYQLKYEAKSDLNKCDEIINLIENSGIEIEKDTSRGGFDHGVWSPLSLIYPKADIPIIQLSLPLNFDCKKLFELGIILNKLREDTLIIGSGAMTHNLMDLNWENEHAKPISYAKEFRDWVVDNIQKGSVSSLLNYEKEAPNLQKNHPSKEHFLPLFVTFGASNNHIGESLHDIYMYGNQSMDTIIFKK encoded by the coding sequence ATGCTCCCAAGTTTATATATATCACATGGTAGTCCAGCTTTATGTATAATGGAAAACAGTACTACTTCATTTTTAAAAAATTTATCATCAAATTTTGATGAACCTAAATTTATCTTAGTTGTTTCAGCCCATTGGTTTACAAAAGATTTGAAAATATTATATGAAGAGAGTCCTCATACTATACATGATTTTTATAATTTTCCAAAAGAATTATACCAGTTAAAATATGAAGCAAAAAGTGACTTAAATAAATGTGATGAAATAATAAATTTAATTGAAAACTCTGGAATAGAAATAGAAAAAGATACTTCAAGAGGTGGCTTTGATCATGGAGTATGGTCACCTTTAAGTTTAATATATCCAAAAGCAGATATTCCAATTATTCAATTATCTTTACCTTTAAACTTTGATTGTAAAAAACTTTTTGAATTGGGAATAATTTTAAATAAATTAAGAGAAGATACTCTAATCATTGGAAGTGGTGCTATGACGCATAATCTCATGGACTTAAATTGGGAGAATGAACATGCAAAACCTATTTCTTATGCAAAAGAATTTAGAGATTGGGTTGTAGATAATATTCAAAAAGGTAGTGTCAGTTCTTTATTAAATTATGAAAAAGAAGCTCCAAATTTACAAAAGAATCATCCCTCAAAAGAGCATTTTTTACCTTTATTTGTAACTTTTGGTGCCTCAAATAATCATATTGGAGAATCTTTACACGATATTTATATGTATGGAAATCAATCTATGGATACAATAATATTTAAGAAATAA
- a CDS encoding CDGSH iron-sulfur domain-containing protein, translated as MIQLSIIPIENGPLKIKNLSNENLKNILFYDYLPITLKTSTFICRCGKSKNQPFCDGTHLKENFSSKKKLKEEIIQVYNSKDVTVTFNRSICAGSAQCVNEFPSIYSAESSQDWINLDTETTQEIIKSIEACPSSALSYSIENKQIMQDYEKENINILKNGPITVVGAVDLRIEHWSSFANKTKFTLCRCGASENKPFCDYSHASLKDDSCTF; from the coding sequence ATGATTCAATTATCAATTATCCCTATAGAAAATGGCCCTTTAAAAATTAAAAATTTAAGCAATGAAAATCTAAAAAATATACTATTTTATGACTATTTACCCATTACATTAAAAACAAGCACCTTTATTTGCAGATGTGGGAAATCTAAAAACCAACCTTTTTGTGATGGAACTCACCTAAAAGAAAATTTCAGTTCAAAAAAGAAATTAAAAGAAGAGATTATTCAAGTTTATAATTCAAAAGATGTAACTGTAACTTTTAATCGCTCTATTTGTGCTGGTAGTGCACAATGTGTTAATGAATTTCCCTCTATTTATAGCGCAGAAAGCTCACAAGACTGGATTAACTTAGATACAGAAACAACCCAAGAGATAATCAAGTCAATTGAAGCCTGTCCTTCTAGTGCCTTATCCTATTCAATAGAAAATAAACAAATTATGCAAGATTATGAAAAAGAAAATATCAATATACTAAAAAATGGTCCAATTACTGTAGTTGGAGCAGTCGATTTAAGAATTGAACATTGGTCATCATTTGCCAATAAAACTAAATTTACCCTATGCCGTTGTGGAGCATCAGAAAATAAACCATTTTGTGATTATTCCCATGCTTCACTAAAAGATGACTCATGTACTTTTTAA
- the purM gene encoding phosphoribosylformylglycinamidine cyclo-ligase encodes MSTVSYKDAGVDIDAGNQFVENIKPYVKSTMIPGVLGGIGSFAGAFELPSGYKKPVLLSGTDGVGTKLKLAIDSKKFDTVGIDLVAMCTNDLLCNFGEPLFFLDYYATAKLEVEEATQVVKGIAEGCIRSECALVGGETAEMPGMYKEGDFDLAGFCVGIAEKDELNRIDKISIGDTLIALPSSGVHSNGFSLVRKLLLEKLGMSLDDDFQGKVLKDVLLEPTRIYVKEFKANKENINALAHITGGGITENLPRVLPDNFKAVVDRSKIKVLPIFEFMSKHVEVEEMYRTFNMGVGMVLVVNPANVDAILANTDGYVIGEIAEGEKGVEFI; translated from the coding sequence ATGAGCACAGTTAGTTACAAAGATGCTGGTGTAGATATAGACGCAGGAAATCAATTTGTTGAAAATATTAAACCATATGTTAAATCAACAATGATCCCTGGAGTACTTGGGGGAATAGGTTCTTTTGCAGGTGCCTTTGAGTTACCAAGTGGTTACAAAAAACCAGTATTACTTTCAGGAACTGATGGTGTTGGAACAAAATTAAAATTAGCAATTGATTCTAAAAAATTTGACACAGTTGGTATTGATTTAGTTGCTATGTGTACAAATGATTTATTATGCAATTTTGGTGAGCCACTATTTTTCTTAGATTATTATGCAACTGCAAAATTAGAAGTTGAAGAAGCAACACAAGTTGTAAAAGGTATAGCTGAAGGGTGTATTAGAAGTGAATGTGCACTTGTAGGTGGGGAAACTGCTGAGATGCCAGGTATGTACAAAGAGGGTGATTTTGATTTAGCTGGTTTTTGTGTGGGGATTGCTGAAAAAGATGAGTTAAATAGAATAGATAAAATCTCTATTGGGGATACATTAATTGCACTTCCATCTTCAGGAGTTCACTCAAATGGTTTTTCGCTTGTAAGAAAATTACTACTTGAAAAACTTGGAATGTCTTTAGATGATGATTTCCAAGGGAAAGTATTAAAAGATGTATTATTAGAGCCAACTAGAATATATGTAAAAGAGTTCAAAGCAAACAAAGAGAATATAAATGCTTTAGCCCATATCACTGGTGGTGGTATTACTGAAAATTTACCAAGAGTTTTACCAGATAATTTTAAAGCGGTGGTTGATAGAAGTAAGATTAAAGTATTACCAATTTTTGAATTTATGTCTAAACATGTTGAAGTAGAAGAGATGTATAGAACATTTAATATGGGTGTTGGTATGGTTTTAGTTGTAAATCCTGCAAATGTGGATGCCATTTTAGCTAATACTGATGGATATGTTATTGGAGAAATTGCTGAAGGTGAAAAAGGCGTAGAGTTTATCTAA
- a CDS encoding MarR family winged helix-turn-helix transcriptional regulator, with protein MVKTYGERTDKSMRTVVRLEKASLKITNKTLSYLSQHGLTFNQFKVLEVLYHRGDLNISSITKLTMSTPGNITVVVKNLKRDEWITSIKDPNDNRASILTITQKGKEIIEKVFPEHSKNLYKYMEVLSDEELDTLYRLVNKVYKAN; from the coding sequence ATGGTAAAAACTTATGGAGAGAGAACAGATAAATCTATGAGAACAGTTGTTAGATTAGAAAAAGCATCACTTAAAATAACTAATAAAACGCTTTCATACTTATCTCAACATGGACTAACTTTTAATCAATTTAAAGTTTTAGAAGTACTATACCACAGAGGTGATTTAAATATAAGCTCAATAACAAAACTTACTATGAGTACTCCTGGAAATATAACTGTCGTAGTAAAAAATTTAAAAAGAGATGAATGGATTACTTCAATAAAAGATCCAAATGATAATAGAGCCTCAATTTTAACAATTACACAAAAAGGTAAAGAAATTATAGAGAAAGTATTTCCGGAACATTCAAAAAATTTATATAAATATATGGAAGTACTAAGTGACGAAGAATTAGATACTTTATACAGATTAGTTAATAAAGTTTACAAAGCAAATTAA
- a CDS encoding glucosaminidase domain-containing protein — translation MKKILFLLSTLFLINSYAETTGFPDEYYEMRATTKKQDYFFDYLYPYIEHANKKILKNREFILKMRLDKHFARRSENVKRLTLIAKRYRVDSIYDYKKLLLRVNIVPPSLALAQAAVESGWGTSRFVREGNNLFGHWTYGKNGEKGMVPLNRDANATHMVRIFESFEKSISSYMLNLNRTNAYTSFRMLRSHFQKMEKDLSGLVLSQTLINYSQIKERYLRILKIVIQSNNLKRYDEKFYKNLKKEKNEIWDSLKI, via the coding sequence ATGAAAAAAATCTTATTCTTACTTTCAACTCTCTTTCTAATCAATAGTTATGCTGAAACTACTGGTTTCCCAGATGAATATTATGAGATGAGAGCAACTACTAAAAAGCAAGACTATTTTTTCGACTACTTATATCCATACATTGAACATGCTAACAAAAAGATATTAAAAAATAGAGAATTTATCTTAAAAATGAGATTAGATAAACATTTTGCTAGAAGAAGTGAAAATGTAAAAAGACTTACTTTAATAGCTAAAAGATATAGAGTAGATAGTATTTATGATTATAAAAAACTTTTACTTAGAGTAAATATTGTACCACCCTCTTTAGCTTTAGCTCAAGCTGCTGTTGAAAGTGGCTGGGGAACAAGTAGATTTGTTAGAGAAGGGAATAATCTATTTGGGCATTGGACGTATGGTAAAAATGGAGAAAAAGGAATGGTTCCTCTAAATAGAGATGCAAATGCTACACATATGGTAAGAATATTTGAATCTTTTGAAAAATCTATTTCTTCTTATATGTTAAATTTAAATAGAACAAATGCCTACACTTCATTTAGAATGTTGCGTTCACATTTTCAGAAAATGGAAAAAGATCTATCTGGTTTAGTTTTAAGTCAAACCTTAATAAATTATTCTCAAATAAAAGAAAGATACTTAAGAATATTAAAAATTGTTATACAAAGTAATAACCTAAAAAGATATGATGAAAAATTTTACAAAAACTTAAAAAAGGAAAAAAATGAAATTTGGGACTCCCTTAAAATCTAA
- a CDS encoding DUF523 and DUF1722 domain-containing protein, whose product MKLGISSCLIGNLCRYDGAHSRDAFVFNILQKYFEIVPYCPESIVFGTPRETIRLVRNSEDIKVTTSDGSKDVTKQLDDISISCAKQIADDDICGFILKSKSPTCGMERVKVYQEKNAPSIKEGVGLFAKRIKEFYPYLPLEEEGRLNDAWLKENFLMQIFAYKDLHELLKKEDIEFNDLVEFHTSYKYLIYAKSQEFYKELGHIVANHEKKPLEGILAEYKQSFLKAISEKSTINKTYNVLLHIFGYFKKHISKEEKELLLVSMDEYKDGIIPLITIVKMFKIYISRYDIEYLKKQKFLNPYPAELALRSDLKANK is encoded by the coding sequence ATGAAACTAGGAATATCATCATGTCTAATCGGGAATCTCTGTCGTTATGATGGAGCCCATTCAAGAGATGCCTTTGTATTTAATATACTTCAAAAATATTTTGAAATAGTGCCTTATTGTCCAGAGAGTATTGTTTTTGGAACTCCAAGGGAGACTATTAGATTGGTTCGAAATAGTGAAGATATAAAAGTCACTACAAGCGATGGTTCAAAGGATGTAACTAAACAATTAGATGATATCTCAATCTCTTGTGCAAAACAAATAGCAGATGATGATATTTGTGGCTTTATTCTAAAATCAAAATCTCCAACATGTGGAATGGAAAGAGTAAAAGTTTACCAAGAAAAAAATGCCCCAAGTATAAAAGAAGGTGTAGGACTTTTTGCAAAAAGAATAAAAGAATTTTATCCTTATTTACCCTTAGAAGAAGAGGGAAGACTTAATGATGCTTGGTTGAAAGAAAATTTTTTAATGCAAATCTTTGCTTATAAAGACTTACATGAGTTATTAAAAAAAGAAGATATTGAGTTTAATGATTTAGTAGAGTTTCATACTTCATATAAATATTTAATTTACGCAAAATCTCAAGAATTTTATAAAGAATTAGGACACATCGTTGCAAATCATGAGAAAAAACCTTTAGAAGGAATTTTAGCTGAATACAAACAAAGTTTTTTAAAAGCAATAAGTGAAAAAAGTACTATTAATAAAACTTACAATGTTTTGCTACATATTTTTGGATACTTTAAAAAGCACATTTCAAAAGAAGAAAAAGAGTTATTACTTGTGAGTATGGATGAGTATAAAGACGGGATTATTCCTCTTATAACTATAGTTAAGATGTTCAAAATATATATTAGTAGATATGACATCGAATACTTAAAAAAACAAAAATTTTTAAATCCATATCCCGCTGAATTAGCTTTGAGATCTGATTTAAAAGCTAATAAATAG
- a CDS encoding alkylphosphonate utilization protein → MSIEKDLLDRSGSVCELCGASDGLEAIEVAPKDEKIVVCSTCKEQIEDESKMDSNHFRCLNDSMWSETPAVQVVAYRLLKNLSIDEGWAQDLVEMMYLEPETLEWAEAGLSTGEVVKDSNGVTLNSGDSVTIIKDLEVKGAGFTAKRGTVVKGISLGDDPTHIEGKVNGVRIFLKTCFLKKS, encoded by the coding sequence ATGAGTATAGAGAAGGATCTTTTAGATAGAAGTGGTAGTGTTTGCGAACTTTGTGGAGCAAGTGATGGTCTTGAGGCAATTGAAGTTGCACCAAAAGATGAGAAAATTGTAGTTTGTTCTACATGTAAAGAGCAAATTGAAGATGAGTCAAAAATGGATTCAAATCACTTTAGATGTTTAAATGATTCTATGTGGAGCGAAACTCCAGCTGTACAAGTTGTTGCTTATAGATTATTAAAGAACTTATCAATTGATGAAGGTTGGGCTCAAGATTTAGTTGAGATGATGTATTTAGAACCTGAAACTTTAGAATGGGCAGAAGCAGGACTATCTACTGGTGAAGTTGTAAAAGATAGTAATGGTGTTACTTTAAACTCAGGTGATAGTGTAACTATTATAAAAGACTTAGAAGTAAAAGGTGCTGGATTTACTGCAAAAAGAGGAACAGTTGTAAAAGGAATATCTTTAGGTGATGATCCAACTCACATTGAAGGTAAAGTAAATGGAGTTAGAATCTTTTTAAAAACTTGTTTTTTGAAAAAGTCTTAA